Below is a genomic region from Kribbella qitaiheensis.
CGACGCTGGCGCTGGATCTGCCGGACGACTCTCTCGGCGGGCTGCTCGCCTACTACTCGATCATTCACATCCCCTGGGACCAACGGGCGCAGGTCTTCGCCGAGTTTCACCGCGTGGTCGCACCGGGCGGGATGGTGATGCTGGTCTTCCAGATCGGTGACGAGGAGGGCCATCGCACCGAGTTCTCCGGCACGCCGGTCGACCTCGTCTGGTACCGACAGCAACCGGACGAGGTCGCCGGCTTGCTGCGCGAGGCCGGCTTCGAGCCGTGGACGACCGCGGTCCGCGAACGCGCGGAGTGGGAGAAGACCACCCACGGTTATCTGCCGGCTCGGAGGACCTGACCGATGATCGATCTCAAAGCCGAGTTGCTGGCGCCTCTGCGGGGGAGCCGGGCTGTCATGCTCGCCAAGCTGGAGGAGCTGCCGGAGTACGACCGGCGTCGGCCGCTCACACCTTCGGGGACGAACCTGCTCGGTCTCGTCAAGCATCTGGCGGGGCTGGAGTACGGGTATCTCGGGGCGTCCTTCGGTCGCCCACCGATCGAGCGTCCGTCGTGGTTCCGCGATGATCCGTACGACGAGATCGACATGTGGGCGACACCTGATGAGTCGAGCGACTACATCACCGCTGTCTACCGCGAGGCATGCGCTCATTCCGACATCACCATCGCCGAACTCGAGCTGGACAGCCCAGGTCACGTGGCGCACTGGGCCGAGGGGCATCAGGGGACGACGCTGGGTGTGCTGCTGATCAGGATGACCTGCGAGACGGCGCAGCACGCAGGCCATGCCGACATCATCCGCGAGCTGATCGACGGCCGGACCGGAGCTGCCCGCGCCGATGATCCGCAGTACAGCCTGGTCCAGGCAGCTGCCGACCAGTTCCGCACGCCCGGAAACCACGCCAGGTAAGGGATTCCGGTGTTCTGGATGGCGACACGCCGTCGGCCGGATGTTTGACGGCGACGGCCTCGGTCGGAAAGGATGTTGGCACTGGCGCGGCCCGCGCCTCACCTTCGTCGACCGGCCCCAGCCCGGTCTCGCTGAGAAGGCAAAGGGATCTCCGATCTCGGGCCGCTCGTCCTGGTCATTCGCCTCGGACGGCATCGCTGGGGGATCGCGTGCGAGTGCGTGGAAGGCCAGATGACAGCGCACAGGAACTTCAAGCGACGGGTGCGAGCCCGCGCCGCCAGAACAGGCGAGTCCTACACGGCTGCCCTTCGGCACTTCCGTCCGACTCCATCAGGAGAAGACATGCCGGAAGCTACTCAGACCATCCTGCGGATCGCCGTCGCCCAGTCGACGGTTCGCGAGGATCCCACCGACGTCGACGGGCTTCGCGCGAGCGGCGCGGAGATCCGTCAGTTCATGAAGGACGCGGCCGACGGGGGAGCACGCCTGGTGCATTTCCCCGAGGGCGCCATCTGTTTCCCCAGTAAGTACGTGATGTCCGAGCTCGGCCCTGACCAGGTCGACCGTCCGACTGGACCAAGGCCGAGTGGGCGGTGCTCCAGTCCGAGCTGGATCAGATCATCGCGTTGTCAGGTGAGCTGGGGATCTGGACGGTGCTTCCGTCGGTGCACCAGGTCCCGGAGGCGCGTCCGTACAACAGCCTGTACGTCGTCTCCGACCAGGGCAAGATCGTTGCCCGGTACGACGAACGCACGCTCTCGACGACGAAGATCACCTATATGTACACGCCCGGCACGAAGCCGGTGACCATCGAGGTCGACGGGTACCGGTTCGGTCTCGCGCTGGGGATGGATGTGCATTTCCCTGAGCTCTACACGGAGTACGACCGGCTCGAGGTCGACGGCGTACTGATCTCGTACTCGACCAACGGCACGCCGGGGAACGACCGGGCGGCCACCGAGGCGCGCGGTCATGCTGCAGCGAACAACTACTGGGTCAGCCTCGCGGTCGCCGCGAACCCGGACTCGAACATCGATTCCGGCGTGATCAACGAACTGGGCGAGTGGGTCGCCGAGTGCCCGTCGGACAGCCGCCCGGCGATCGCGGTCGCCGACCTGCACCCCGAGAACGAGCTGGCCCCGTCAGCGCGCGACTGGCGTCACCAGGCCCGCTCCCGCATCACCTCCTAGGCGAGAGTTTCCCCGTACGACGGGACGCCGTCGTACGGGGACTCCGGGCGCTACTTGGCCGGCGCGACCGTAGTACTCATCACGCAGTGGTTCTTGCCCTTGGGGCGGGAGTAGGTGAACCCGGGCCCGCTCGAAGAGGCTGCGGGTGCCGTTGTAGAGGAACGACGCGGTGATCTGCTTGCCGGCGGTGTCCTGCGGGTACGTCTCCACGACCCCGCCGCCCGCTTGCGCGATCAGTTCCAGGGCGCCGCGGAGGGCAACCGCGGAGACACCCTGACGCCGGTACCTTCTGTCGACGAAGAAGCAGGTCAACCGATAGTCGGGCGGCTCGCCGAGGCCGGCCTCGTACTCCTTGCGGTGGTTGATGTTCGGCAGCTCCATCGGCGGCCCGTACTCGCACCACCCCACCGCGACCTCACCGTCGAACACCAGCGCCGCGTGCGCCCGCCCCTCCTTGACCAGTTGCTCCTTGAGGGCGCGGTTGCCTTCGACCGTGAAGGTCTTCTCGCCGTGCATCGTGTGGAAATACGTACACCAGCAGCCGCCCCACACCCCGTTGTGCCGCTCGGCGAGATCCGCAAAGGCTTGCCAGGTCTCCGGGCTGAGGG
It encodes:
- a CDS encoding class I SAM-dependent methyltransferase — its product is MLLRSSRPGERLQRDVGEPGNCCRSTRALFAAFAELVRAGGNDRVADVGCGPGRVTILLSNLGLDAFGIDLSPGMLKLARQTYPELRFEEGSTLALDLPDDSLGGLLAYYSIIHIPWDQRAQVFAEFHRVVAPGGMVMLVFQIGDEEGHRTEFSGTPVDLVWYRQQPDEVAGLLREAGFEPWTTAVRERAEWEKTTHGYLPARRT
- a CDS encoding DinB family protein produces the protein MIDLKAELLAPLRGSRAVMLAKLEELPEYDRRRPLTPSGTNLLGLVKHLAGLEYGYLGASFGRPPIERPSWFRDDPYDEIDMWATPDESSDYITAVYREACAHSDITIAELELDSPGHVAHWAEGHQGTTLGVLLIRMTCETAQHAGHADIIRELIDGRTGAARADDPQYSLVQAAADQFRTPGNHAR
- a CDS encoding carbon-nitrogen hydrolase family protein, with translation MLQSELDQIIALSGELGIWTVLPSVHQVPEARPYNSLYVVSDQGKIVARYDERTLSTTKITYMYTPGTKPVTIEVDGYRFGLALGMDVHFPELYTEYDRLEVDGVLISYSTNGTPGNDRAATEARGHAAANNYWVSLAVAANPDSNIDSGVINELGEWVAECPSDSRPAIAVADLHPENELAPSARDWRHQARSRITS
- a CDS encoding GNAT family N-acetyltransferase encodes the protein MAKTNAVVVGELTTRALSPETWQAFADLAERHNGVWGGCWCTYFHTMHGEKTFTVEGNRALKEQLVKEGRAHAALVFDGEVAVGWCEYGPPMELPNINHRKEYEAGLGEPPDYRLTCFFVDRRYRRQGVSAVALRGALELIAQAGGGVVETYPQDTAGKQITASFLYNGTRSLFERARVHLLPPQGQEPLRDEYYGRAGQVAPGVPVRRRPVVRGNSRLGGDAGAGLVTPVAR